The following nucleotide sequence is from Candidatus Latescibacter sp..
AGGTGATGACGTTTCCGGGGCCGGTTATTCCCATTTATATATATAAGAGCCGACAAAAAATGAACAGGAGATTGATTTTCTTGGGGATGGGCGGATCAGTTATTGATTCAACAATAACTTCCCGCATAAGTTGCGTGGGGACTTGTCAGGATCACCCACATCCTCGAAACCGGAACCAACTTTCGAGAGTCCCCAACAGTTTATCTTGGTCAGCAGAATTCCCCAAATCAACCTTCATGCGGTTGTTTTGCCCCTATTTCATCAACACTGCTTTTGCCTTCTACTCTAATGACTTGAGCTAACTGCATATCATCTTTTACAGTTCGACGCTCTCTTTGAACATCAAGTATCTTTATTCCTAACTGGTTTGCCAAAATCGAGACTGTGATTACGAACTTATCTCTGTGTGATTTCTGAATAACCGGCAAAACTTTTAAAATAACGGGTTTTTGTAGCGAATTACACAAGCCGACGATTTCCTTTTCTTCAAAAGAATACCCATGTAGTTTATGTGCAAATTTATTCCTTATTTTCTTGATTATTTTTAGATCATTGTATTCAGCCTTGCTTATCAGCCCCAAGCAATAAGCAGTTTTTATCCGTGTACCAAAACTAGATAAAGGTGTTTCCGAATTTTTATCACTTCCCAATAACTCGCCTACTACATTGTCTTCGTCAATCATAAAACTTGCAATGAGATCTCGCAGGAGCGAATCGAGAAAAGCACCCGATATAATCACGGCAGCTCGTGGGGTTTCTTGTCGGAATTCATCAAAGAAGGTATCCCATTTATACTCGTTCAAATCTGTTCTTTTGCGAATAGACATTTTCATTACATCTTAGGATATTTCCGTTTATTGCTAAAAACGGTTCGGATATCAATGTGTGGATAAGCTAATATTTGAATATCTTTTTGCGACATTTTTTTAAATTAGCCAATCAGGCGTTCACCCTCGTCCGTTCACCTTGATGCCGGTGGCTGTCTGGTATAACGCCTTGTTATACAGTGGTTTTTGACTAGTTCTCCGATAAGCTTTGAGTGATCAGCATTTGGGTTAATTAGACGCTCAAGACAATCTGCAATTTGGTAACATCCAACACTTCGAAGCTGTCCTGGAAGCTCAGGTCTTGACGCAGGATACACTTCTCGTTTGAGCAGTTCTGTTCTTGCCAGGTGCGTTGCGTACGACAGCGCTTGCTCGTGGGCAGCATCTACATCACCAACTTCAAGCACATTGGTCAAACGACAAAAGGCTTCCGCAGCTCTCTTGTCTGAAACATCTGCCGATGGAAGTGGGAGTCTATAGCGCCACGATTCCATGATCCGGTCCCAATAGCCTTCTCGCTGGAAGAGTACACTGCCAAACTTTACTGCCCACCCAAGTAAATCATTGCCTTGCGCAATTTGTTTCTCCACCTTACATGCCTGATATTTGCGAAAATCTATCTCGATAGGCGGTTTAGCATTCAGTTCAGCCGGTTCTCGGCAGATGACAACAAGGTCGAGATCGACGCTATGGACTGCTGGACGTACAGTTGAACCAACTGCCACCACAGCCATGATGTTGTCATTATTGCCAGCTTCATCCAGGAAACCCAGTGTCCAGTTCTTGGAACGAGGCGTTGGCCAACATCTGATGTACTCAGACAATTCGAGCGCCGACCGCACAGCCGTTTTACTCATCGTCGTTCCCTGTCGCTATGAGCGCTGCCACCGCATCGACGTATTGTTCGATCTGTGACGCAATGTCTTCCGCATCGAGATCAGGTCGGTCAACATCACCATAAGCAGCCGCCTTACGCGCTTCATTTAGATCGCACAGCAAGTCGCTTATGTCCTGGAGACCCTTCGTATTGTGCAACTCTTCCGCAACATCCACCTTTTCCCAGTGTTTCTTTGAGGTATGCAGCCCAAAGTGGAGTGCAGCCGCTTCAACGGCAGCTTCCAAACAGTAAAAGCCGTACAGCGATAAGTTGTCCCAATCGGTCGGCTCTGACCAAGCTACAAGTACTCGTTCAAGGTGTCTCTTTGCGAGTTGCAGCTTACTCGATTTGAGCGTCATCCTATTCCTCTTCCTCGCCTTGTCTAAGCTGATTATTTCTTTAACCGGTTTTCGTTATTCACAGGTGAAAGCATACAATATTATAACCGTTTAGCGAAAAGTTTTTTCAAGGATTTCTTTGTAAAACCGGTTAAGAAAGAATTCATTAACTTTAGTGAATAGTTTTGTGTGGTTCTTGACATGAAATATATAGAATTTATAATTTTCTACAAACACAATTTTTTCACACCGAAATACTAATCCTTCATTTCGCCAGCCCACCAAACCTCACCCAAAATATGCTATAATATATACTCCCGGTTGCTTATGGGGTCAGGGCACAAGCCAACCATAAGACGCGGCGCTTTACCTTTTCCTGTTCGCGCTTTAAAACGATGGCGATACTCTCGTGGTTTTCAGAACATGAGAAAGAACGACATAGTGCCGTTTCGTGACTATTGAGGAGTGAGGTCGAGCACTTTCCTCGCCGAACTTGCCTCGGCATAAATATTCGATAGTTGATTATGGGATTTATATTTTCTTGACAAAGCCCCATTTTACTGTATATTGTATACAATATCCAATATACAGTATCCACACCAGCTAAAGGACTCAACTATGAACGACCTCTCCCCTCCTTTTGACCAGTCTACCCTCACCGACCGCGTCTACAACGCCATTCTCGAACAGCTCATGAATCATCGCATCCGTCCCGGCAAAAAACTCAACGAGGAAGCTCTCTCCTCCCTGCTCGGGGTTTCACGGACGCCGGTGCGCGAAGCCCTCCAGCGGCTGGCAGCGGACGGCCTGGTGGATTTCTATCCCCGCTGTGGCGCATCTGCCAAGGAAATCACTCCACAGGACATCACCGAACTGTACGACTTACGGCGCTGCCTGGAGATTCATGCGGCCCGTCGCGCCCTGGGAAACATCCCGGAAGACAGGGTGCAGAAGATTGACCGGCTGATTGAATCATGCCGCGGCGCATCCGGGGTGGATTTTATCGAGGCCGAATTGCAGGTTGACTGCGAGCTTCATGGGGCATTCATTGCCTGCTGCGGGAACAGCCGTCTGACTGTGATGCTGGAAAAGCTCAAGCATCTCGCCACTTTCATGCGGATACTGCATTTCGGCAGCGAAGAGCTCGCGCGTGAAAACCTTGAGGAGCATGAGAATATCTGGAAGGCAGTCGCCGCCCGTGATGAAGAGCGGATGGCGAAACTCATGGAGGAGCATCTGGACAACCGGCAGAAACGTTTATTGGAGCATTTTCATCTTCGCAATACTGATGAGGAGGCGGCGTATGAGATTGTATGAATATGAAGGCAAAATTCTGTTCAAAAAGGCCGGTATCAGGGTCCCAAAAGGTCATGTCCTGGATAAGGACGCCGCACCCTCCGTTCCGGTGCACGGCCCCTGGCCCCAGGTGGTAAAAGCCCAGGTATTGAAAGGCGGAAGGGGAAAAGCCGGAGCTGTTGTGTTCGCGGAAAACGAGAAAGAGCTGCGCGAAGCGGTGCATTCTCTCCTGGGCGCCACTGTTTTTAATGAGGAGGTAACCAGAGTCATTGTTGAAGAGAAAATTGCCATTGAGCGGGAATACTACATTTCTGT
It contains:
- a CDS encoding MltR family transcriptional regulator, whose amino-acid sequence is MSIRKRTDLNEYKWDTFFDEFRQETPRAAVIISGAFLDSLLRDLIASFMIDEDNVVGELLGSDKNSETPLSSFGTRIKTAYCLGLISKAEYNDLKIIKKIRNKFAHKLHGYSFEEKEIVGLCNSLQKPVILKVLPVIQKSHRDKFVITVSILANQLGIKILDVQRERRTVKDDMQLAQVIRVEGKSSVDEIGAKQPHEG
- a CDS encoding GntR family transcriptional regulator, with amino-acid sequence MNDLSPPFDQSTLTDRVYNAILEQLMNHRIRPGKKLNEEALSSLLGVSRTPVREALQRLAADGLVDFYPRCGASAKEITPQDITELYDLRRCLEIHAARRALGNIPEDRVQKIDRLIESCRGASGVDFIEAELQVDCELHGAFIACCGNSRLTVMLEKLKHLATFMRILHFGSEELARENLEEHENIWKAVAARDEERMAKLMEEHLDNRQKRLLEHFHLRNTDEEAAYEIV